The genomic region AGCAGCATTGTGAAAGAAAGAGGCGAAGCGCTTATTTGGAGCGGTTTTTGCGCTTTTTGGCGCGGTGATCGGGGAGATCGCCGCGCTCGATGGCTTCGCGCTCGCGTTTCTGGGCGCGTTTGGAGGGCTGAGCGCGCTCGGGGATCGTGGCTTCAACTTCGCCGTAGAGGTCGAGGACCTCGGCGTGGGTCAGCGAGCGGAAGGTGCCCGAGGCGATGCCGTCGATGGTGAGCGGTCCGATGGAGATGCGGCGCAGCTTCATGACGGGGCGCTCGATGGCCTCCAGCATGCGGCGAATCTGGCGGTTTTTGCCTTCGCGGATGACGATCTCAAGCCAGGTGTTGCGGCCGTTATCACGAATCAGGCGAACCTGGGCCGGCGCGGTGACCTCGCCCTCGCCGATCTCCACGCCGGTGCGCAGCGTCTCAAGTTCGGGGCTGCTCTCGGTGAGCAGGCCGCGGACTTTGACGGCGTAGGTCTTGGCGACCTCGTGGGAGGGGTGGGTCAAGAGGTTGGTGAGCTTGCCGTCGTTGGTCAGAAGAAGGAGGCCTTCGCTGTCCCAGTCCAGGCGGCCCACCGGCCAGACGCGCGGCATGGTTTTGGGGAGCAGGTCGACGACGACCGGGCGGCCCTCCGGGTCGGTGAGCGAGGTGATGTAATTGGCCGGCTTGTTGAGAAGCACATAGATGTAGCTCTCGGGCAGGCGCACCACCGAGCCCTGGAACTCCACGGTGTCGCGGGAGGGATCGACCTGGGTGCCGAGCTCTTTGCAGACCTTGCCGTTGATCTTGATGTGGCCGGCGAGCATATGCTCTTCGGCTTTACGCCGGGAGCAGACGCCGGCTTTGGACAAAAACTTCTGGACGCGCATTTCTTGGGCCATAACAGGTATTCCGGGTCAGGCAGATCGCAGAGGATCGGGGGTGAGGCGACGGGCTTAGGCGGGCCAACTTCGAGGTGGGCCGGGCTATTCCTGATCGTCAGAAGGGGAAGCGAGCTCGTCAGGGGCGTGGTCGATGTCGACGTCGGCCTCGGGATGTTCGAGCTGGTTGTGCATCTCAATAAGGGCCTGAAGTTCGCTGGCTTCCAGGGTGGGAAGCTCGCCGATGCTCTCCAGGCCGAAAAAGTCTAAGAAGCGGGGAGTGGTGCCGTAGAGGTTAGGTTTGCCGATGTCGTCGAGGCGTCCGACGACTTCGATGAGCTGGACCTCCTGGAGGGTCTGGAGGACGCCGGAGGAGTTGACGCCGCGGATCTCATCGATCTCGGCGCGGGTCAGCGGCTGGCGGTAAGCGATGATGGCCAGGGCCTCCATCGCCGCGCGCGAGATGCGCACGGGCCGAGTCTCAAAAAGTTTGCGGATGGCCTGGCCGATCTCGGGATCGGGGTTGGTGCGCAGCTGGTAGCCGCCGGACATCCGCACAAGGTGGATGCCGCGGTGGGGGCCGGCATATTCGAGCTCCAGCGCGCGCAGCACTTTGTGGAGTGCTTCGGCCGAAGCTGTGGGCAGCGCGTCGCGGAAGCGGTCGAGTGAGAGGGGCTCCTCGGCGGCGAGGAGCAGGGCTTCGACCCGGGCGCGGGTGGTTTGTTCGTCGAGGATCTCGGTCATGGTGTGCTGTCGTAAAACTCAAGCGTCTGGCTGACTTCGACGATGTCGATGACGGCGCGCTCGATGATGAGGGTGTCGGGCCCGCCCAGGCGAGATTGGAAGAG from Lujinxingia vulgaris harbors:
- a CDS encoding pseudouridine synthase, which codes for MAQEMRVQKFLSKAGVCSRRKAEEHMLAGHIKINGKVCKELGTQVDPSRDTVEFQGSVVRLPESYIYVLLNKPANYITSLTDPEGRPVVVDLLPKTMPRVWPVGRLDWDSEGLLLLTNDGKLTNLLTHPSHEVAKTYAVKVRGLLTESSPELETLRTGVEIGEGEVTAPAQVRLIRDNGRNTWLEIVIREGKNRQIRRMLEAIERPVMKLRRISIGPLTIDGIASGTFRSLTHAEVLDLYGEVEATIPERAQPSKRAQKREREAIERGDLPDHRAKKRKNRSK
- the scpB gene encoding SMC-Scp complex subunit ScpB, with product MTEILDEQTTRARVEALLLAAEEPLSLDRFRDALPTASAEALHKVLRALELEYAGPHRGIHLVRMSGGYQLRTNPDPEIGQAIRKLFETRPVRISRAAMEALAIIAYRQPLTRAEIDEIRGVNSSGVLQTLQEVQLIEVVGRLDDIGKPNLYGTTPRFLDFFGLESIGELPTLEASELQALIEMHNQLEHPEADVDIDHAPDELASPSDDQE